Part of the Rhineura floridana isolate rRhiFlo1 chromosome 8, rRhiFlo1.hap2, whole genome shotgun sequence genome is shown below.
GAAGGAAGTAAGATAGGTGATGTGAGCAGTGTGAGGTGAAAACTACCATGTTATAACAATTGAGTATTGCTAAAGGAAATGATTTCAGAGAAGGCGTGGTACTTATGGCTTTGACTCTTTGACATTGATTTATGGCTTTAACATTACAACTTTGACTCTTGCACTGCATTTTTGTAGTCTGATTTTACAGTTACTATACATTTCTCAAAAGTTAGCAGTTTCCCTCATCAAACCTCAAAAATGTCTGGAGCAGTAGTTATGGCATCTTTCTTTGTCTGCCTCAATCTATCCCCACTTCATATGTAGggaaaactattttaaaatacttttttttttttttgctgtaggTGATTCTGAACTTCTCACTGTTCCTGATGGATGGAAAGAGCCAACATTTAAAAGAGAAGATAACCCTAGAGGTCTTCTGgaagaaagcagctttgccactCTCTTCCCAAAATACAGAGAAACTTACTTGAAAGAATGCTGGCCATTGGTGCAAAAAGCTTTGAATGAACACGTAagaatattttttatattttaactgAATATGTTAACTGGCTCCCCAAGGAGACATACCTGACActatctttatccatctttaggcaccaagcaaagaccttcctcttcactcAGGTCTTTGGCCCTTGATGTCTGGTGTCTCAGTTATTCTTTTTGTATTTGATGGTGTTGTAAGTTTTTAGTAAGTCTTTATTGACAATTATGTATGTCTTTGTTTGGCTTTTAAAGTATTGATGTTTTAGATGTTATTGACTATGTGTGTTTTTAAtcaatttttaaatgaaagttgctTTGAGTCATTTCTGTGAGAAAGGTGtctaacaaatacaataaataaataataaagattcTGGATTGGTGAGGGCCTAGCTGCTGTACTGATAGGCAGATAATTCTGAAATGGATTGTATACTCATCTCAGCTTCCACAAATGCAAATAGGCAGggactttaaaaaaagcaattgctATTTTCACAGAATACTGTTTCCTACAACAGTCACATCTATATACTGTAATATAGCTTTAGAAGTGGACTACCCTGCATAGTCCATTGGAAATAAATGTGTCTATGCAGCAGATTCTTGAACTAATATGAGATCCATGCGAAGCTataatggttttgttttgaaggtcCTTTTGCCAAGATGTTCTCAATGAGCCTTTCTCTCTAAGTGTGTCCACTTCCTCCTCCCTGTTGCCACATTATTTGCTTGCCTTTCTTCTGGACTCAATCTGACCTTCTCAGAGGGAAATAACAAACCATGTGCAGGCTGCTGCTCTTCCTTGCTCCTCTGTCACTTGCTCAAAGAGAGTATGTGGACAGGTTGGAATAGCAAGGAGGAACAGCAATAGGACCAGGAATGGGGCCCTATTGGGGCCTAGGCCTCAGCAGGTACCTACAGATGCTAACCACTTCCCATCCTGCAAGTCCTGTTAATTTAATACTATGTTTATTTGGAACTTGCTCGGTCATACCCATGTATATAATTAAAATGGCTTATTTCTTGTTCTTTTGACATTCAAGATATATTCTGATCATAAAATTTGTTTTGCAATATGAAACTGGGGCTGAAACTGAGTAACATTTCTATATAGACCATTCCTTGCATTTTTGTCTTACAGCACATCAGTGCAGCTTTAGACTTAATAGAAGGAAGCATGACTGTCAGCACAACAAAGAAGACATTTGACCCGTATATAATCATCAGAGCCAGAGATTTAATAAAGCTTTTAGCAAGAAGTGTTCCATTTGAGCAGGTTTGTTCAGTGATAAACAATTGTGGTCTACCATTGCTGCATTCCTATTAAATAGTCtgaattttgttttccttttttaaaaattgtgaatTTAGGAAAACAAATATAGGCCTGGTTTATTTGAACAATCACTCAGTGGAAATAGCAGACTAACTTAGATGTAGAATCATCTTTTAGAATAATTTTTATAgtgaattaatattaataatgttCCTGCCTATATTTGTATCATTTTAACTTTAGACTGTCTCTGCTGTTCCATTTAGGCTGTACGCATTCTTGAAGATAACATTGCATGCGACATCATTAAAATAGGTTCCCTGGTAAGAAACAGAGAAAGGTTTATAAAAAGAAGACAGAGGCTTATTGGTCCTAATGGATCAACTCTCAAGGTGCGTCTTACACTTACAGCTCCATCTTATGCATGTTcacttagaaataagtcccagtCTGTTCATTGGGGTTTGCTCCCAGTGAGTGAATTTATGATTGAAGCCTTTGTGTTCAGACCTCTGCTTATGTGTCCTGAAATATCTGCTACATTTTATTTTGAGGTAGGCTCTGGAACTGCTAACAAACTGCTACATCATGGTTCAGGGGAACACCGTTTCAGCTCTTGGACCTTTTAATGGCTTAAAAGAGGTAAGATCTCACATTTTggaagttcagttcagttcaaattGTTTTTCTCAGTAATTGTATCTTCTTTAAAAGTTCAATTTTCATTCTAGGAATTTACTTAGTTGTTACAGTTGaagttgtttttctttctgtggCTTGCATAGAACCTCTGTCTTGCAGCCCAAATTATATGGCCCTGTTGTACAAGGCAAAAAGTGCTTTAAGATCATGGTTGCAGATGCActggttgcttcaaaagcagccagaccggTTTCTCTGGCTCTTTTTTGAAACAGCTGTGCCCACGGCTGAACACATCTCCCTTCCTCACTGCTGACCTGGACCACCCACGGCAAAGTGTTCAGCCAATTACTGTgtgtgcctgagcctacagcaaagtgttttcattggacacacctggaatGACAATGGGGTTGATGActaatcagttttgaagtctatGTAAAGCTGACTTCAAGATAAAATGGGCTGGAGCTGCAACTTtcgaggttttggagtaaaagagGACAGAGTTttactagcgtcatgtgcccccgtgTTCTGAAAATGAAGacacactgaagccagcacagCTGCAATTGTGTCTATCCCAAGTTTGAGAGTGTTTGCATCCATGCAACCTGTTGAGTAGTGTAATGACACTAGGGCAAGTGAGCTATTCACAAATAACTTACGGAAAAGTGGGAAACATGATGACAGCAAAGGATTTTTTACACACGTGAACACACTAATTTCCTTATACAGGTGCAGCGTTGTATCAAATTATGAGTAGCAAAAATCTGACCATTGCCCAAACAGTTCATAGGTTAATAGTTAACAGTTAATAGGTTGCCAACTAGCTTGGTCCTGGTGCAATTGCTTGTGCATTAGCAGCTTTTGGGTAAACTAGGAGAAGGTTATCAGTCTGCTCCTTCCAAAACTTAATAAATTGTTCTGGAAATCCAAAATTATATAAACATTCTTTATTGAaataagtttgtttttattaCCATTTTTAAATACAATGATTTATAACTTAAACAGTTTAGCCATTAAAACAATCCCATTGCTTTCTTGCTTTTCTTAAATGTAGGTTAGGAAAGTTGTTCTGGATACAATGAAGAATATTCATCCCATATACAACATTAAGGCAAGTGTGACTATGTTATAAAATGTTTTGTGTAAGATTTTCCATTACTCTTTCCTTCTTGGCCTAACAATTTTCAGTTGAGATGCTTGATATTTTTTAGCATTTTAACAAAtccctgcctgggatttaagatcatctgcctctggtctcctctgtgtgcctggaatgaaatatgttagactgacaggcacttttcagctgtggcccccaagtcTTGGAATACcataccccaagaagcccactctgctccctccctgatggttttccggagacttctgaaaaccatcttgttccagagagcctttgggagggactgaaggtagaggctgaactgattttagccttctattttaattttacctctttagtcccttcagtactactcccctattgtattttatgtattttaattgtattttaatgtttttgtgatctttattgtgtacaattttattatgtatgtgtttgattttattgtaagccgccctgagtgccctattatagggtagaagggcaggtagaaatattttaaataaataaatagaacagaattattttttaaaagacttaACAGATTATTTGAAAACAGTATTCAAATAACAGAAAATGTCTTACATTCTGCCTATTTTTTTAACATATCTGCCATTGATTATATTGAAAAACATGCAAAGAAAAACATGCAAAGAAAGGGCATAATTAGGCTTAATTATCTGTAGTTTAGTTTATAAATTGGATCACTCTCCCCTGTGATAATACCTTGCGTTATCTATTTTAATTAACTAGATTGTTTTATATCTACTTTGTAAAACCTGATTTTTCCTGTGTCTGAGtatattaaaagaaatggagCTGAGCAAAtactatgttttaatatattgtttggttgttttaaCGTGATTGAAGACTCTGATGATTAAGAGAGAGTTATCAAAAGATCCTGAATTAAGATCACAGAACTGGGAACGCTTTTTGCCTAAGTTCAAACACAAAAATTTGAACAAACGAAAGGAACCAAAGAAGAAAAATGTCAAGAAGGAATatactcccttcccacctccacAACCAGAGAGTCAGGTAGGTTAAATCTGTTTTGAAAGTTGCTGTAGAACTTAAATGGTTTTGAAATAAATTCCTTGTACAACAGTTACTGTGAGGTTATAGGGCTAATAATGTGAAGGGGaagcaaaagaaataaaaatatacattgaAAAGGGAATTTATTTGCCTGGCTTTCTGTCCAAACAAAGGGAAACTCAAGGCAATAACAAGAATTACCAATCAGAATAGCAG
Proteins encoded:
- the KRR1 gene encoding KRR1 small subunit processome component homolog, coding for MATPEQAESGKGAMGTRTSKDKKTSKGDSELLTVPDGWKEPTFKREDNPRGLLEESSFATLFPKYRETYLKECWPLVQKALNEHHISAALDLIEGSMTVSTTKKTFDPYIIIRARDLIKLLARSVPFEQAVRILEDNIACDIIKIGSLVRNRERFIKRRQRLIGPNGSTLKALELLTNCYIMVQGNTVSALGPFNGLKEVRKVVLDTMKNIHPIYNIKTLMIKRELSKDPELRSQNWERFLPKFKHKNLNKRKEPKKKNVKKEYTPFPPPQPESQTDKELASGEYFLKESQKKRKRVEEIKAKQAEAISRRQEERNKAFIPPKEKPVVKTKKASAETQIDIEVIKEKVKKAKKKKLGALPAEEVKLKIAADEKKKKK